The Deltaproteobacteria bacterium DNA window TCACCTGCTTCATGCGCACGCACATGGACCATCTCGTGATGGGCAACTTCTTCCTGTCGAAGACCGATCAGGCGCCGCTGGACGAGGACTTCGACTGGCGCAACCACTTTTCGCCCGATTGATGCGGGCTGCGGAGTCGGATTGAAGCGCAAGGAAAAACCGAACGACGTTCGCGATTTCAGTCTCGCCCTGGGGACGATTCTCGCGGGGATCGGCGCGTTCCGCCTGTGGAAGGCGATGGGGTTCGACTGGCCCTTCATCGCCGCGGGCGTGCTCGTCGCGTTGCTCGGGCTCTTCGCCAAACCCGTCATGCACCCGGTCTTCAAAGGCGGCATGTGGGTCGCGGACAAGATCTCGTGGGTGATGACGCGCGTGATCCTGACGATCCTCTACGTCTTCGCGTTCGTTCCCTACGGACTGTTCTTCCGGCTTTTCCGCAAGGATCTGCTCGATCGCAAACTCCACCGCGACTGGCCGACGTACTGGCAGCCGAAGAAACGCAAGGACATTTCGACGAAGGATCGACTCGGCCGCCTGTTCATCTGACGCCGCGCCGCACCGCGATTCAGACGCCGATCTCCTGCTCGATCGCGCCCAGGATGTCATCGCACAGGCGCACGATCACGTCCTCGTTCTCGCCTTCCACCATCACGCGCGCCTTGGTTTCGGTGCCCGAGTAACGCACGAGAATTCGGCCGGACTCGCCGAGGGACTTTTCCGCAGCGCTGATGCGCCGGGCGACCTCGGGCATCTGCTCGAAGGGGATTTTTTCGCGCACGTTCACGTTGCGCGTGATTTGCGGAAACACGGTCATGACCTCGAAGAACGTGGATAGCGGGGCTTGTCGCTTGACGAGATAGGCCATCACCTGAAGCGCGGACAGGATGCCGTCGCCCGTGGTGTGTTCGTCGCCGAAGATGAAATGCCCCGACTGCTCGCCGCCGAAGTTGTAGCCTTCGGTCTGCATCAGCTCGATCACGTATCGGTCGCCGACGCCGGAGCGCACGACGTGCCCACCCACGGAGCGCAGCGACGCCTCGAGCCCCATATTGCTCATCACCGTCGCGACGACCGTGTTCTTCTTCAACCGATTCTCGGCGAGCATGTGACGACCGATCGCGGCCATGACGTGATCGCCGGTCACCGTGCGACCGCGCTCATCGACCATCACAAGGCGGTCGGCGTCGCCGTCGAGGGCGATGCCGAGGTCCGCGCCCTGTTCGCGCACGAGCTCGGCCATCGTTTCGGGGTGCATCGCGCCGCAGCGGTCGTTGATGTTCTTGCCGTCGGGTTTGTTGCCGATCACGTGCACGGTCGCGCCGAGTTCCTCGAAGACGGCGGGCGCGACCTTGTACGCCGCGCCGTTTGCGCAGTCGAGCACGATTTTCACGCCTTCCAGCGTCAGGTCCGCGGGGAACGATTTCTTGAGGAAAACGATGTAGCGGCCCACGGCGTCGTCGATGCGCCACGCGCGGCCGACCTCGCCCGCCGTGACCGGATTTTCCTCGGCCTGGCGCGAGTCCATGATCTCCTCGATGCGCTCTTCGACGTCGTCGGGCAGTTTGTAGCCGTGGCGGTCGAAGAACTTGATGCCGTTGTCCTCGAACGGATTGTGGCTCGCCGAGATCATGACCCCGGCGTCGGCGCGCATGTCGCGGGCGAGAAACGCCACGCCCGGCGTCGGCAGCGGCCCGAGCAGCAGCGTGTCCACCCCCGCCGAACAGATGCCCGCCGAAAGCGCAAATTCGAGCATGTAGCCCGAGCGGCGCGTGTCCTTGCCGATCAGGATGCGGTGGCGGCGCACGTCGGTCTTGAAGCGATAGGCCGCCGCGCGGCCGAGACGCATCACCGTGTCGGTCGTCATGGGCTCGGTATTCGCTTGCCCGCGAACACCGTCGGTGCCGAAATATTTGCGAGACATCGATCCCCTCGTTTCGATTCTGATGCGGAAATGCGCCGCGACCGGCGCGTCGTGTTATCGGAACAATTCCCCGAAACGTTTATTTTTTTCGGGTTTTCTGGACCGTCAGCTCCACTTCACCCAGGCCCGCGCCCAGCGGCAGTACGTCGCCGCCCTCAGGCAGGCGCAGCTCGGGCCGGACCTTGTGCCGGCCGGGAGCAAGACCCTGCGCATCGACGACGAGGCGGACGCGATCGGTGTCGAGCTTGCGCATGGCCTCGACCGGACCCTTGAGACGCAGATCCTGCGCGGGGGGATTTACCGAGGTCACGAACTCGGTGTTCTCGACCTCGATGGGCACCTGCTCGAATCCGCGCTGAATGATTTCGGCGTGAATGCGTACGGTCACCTCGACGTCGGTCGGCTCCGTGAGTTCCACGTGCTTCCCCACGAGATTGAGGGCGTGCATACCGCGATAGGTGTCCTTGAGTCCCGCCACGTCGATCGGCTCGGTCGGCACGGCGTTCATGGTCGCGATCTCCTCGATCGCTCCCGACACCTTGACGAGTTTCGGCTCCGACGACTTCTCCTCGATCTGATACCCGAACGCCGGTTCGCCCTGCGTGACGATTTCGACGGGCATTTCCTTGTCCACGCGCTCGGAGAATTTGATCGAGATCTCGCTCGGCGACAGCTCCGTCACCTTCACGCCCGACGGCAATCCCTTGATGCGCGTGTCGATCACCTTGAACGAGATTCGACCCGGCGTGGCCTGCGACATGTCGAGTTCATAACCGAGACCGTTCTGTTCGATTCCACGAAGCTGCGCCGCCGAACCGATCAGCTTGATGTCGATCGTGCTGACGACGTCCGACGTGCGCACGAGGTTCTCCGGCAGGTTGCGCAGTTCCAGCACCGCCGTCTTCGGCACCTCGAGCTGCGTCTGCCCGACGGACACGTACAGCCACAGCAGAACGGCGAAGACCAGACTCAGGACCTTGAGCGGCCAGTTGACGGAGACGGCGCGAACGAGGGATTTCACCGGATTCATCGCCTCAGCCCATGAGTTTCTTCAGCCGTTCGTACAGGACGTCCGGCGCGAGATCGCGTTGCATGTGTCCTTGGTGCACCAGACTCGCCGCGCCGCGTTCCTCCGAAACGACCAGCACGACCGCGTCGGATGCCTGCGAGACGCCGATCGCCGCGCGGTGGCGCGTGCCCAGATCCTTGTCGAGATGCACGTCGGTCGCGAGCGGAAAAAAGCACCCCGCCGCGACCATTCGCCCGTTGCGGATGATGACCGCGCCGTCGTGAATCGGCGACGAGGGCAGAAACATCGAGATGATGAGCTCGCGCGAGATGGCCGCGTCGATCGCGATGCCTTCGTCGATGTATTCGTTCAGACCGGTTTCGCGCTCGATGACGATGATCGCTCCGATGCGCCGGTTAATGAGCGCCTGCACGGCGCGCACGACCTCGTCGATGAACTCGGTGGGCACCAGGAAATTGTTGGACGCGAACGGGTTCTTGCCGAACCGGGCCAGGCCGCGCCGGATGTCCTCGGCGAAGAGGATGACGATGAGGATGATGACGGACTGGAGAAAGTTGTCGAGCATCCAGTGCAGCGTGTGCAGCTCGGTGTAGCGCGAGAGCACGTAAACGCCCAGCACCAGCGCGAGGCCCAGCATCATCTGCAGCGCGCGCGTGCCGCGCACCAGCATGATGATGTTGTAGATCACCACCGTGACGACAAGGATGTCGAGTGCGTCGCGCCAGTTAAAGCTGAGGAAAAAATTCCAGTTCAAGGGCGCCTCGCGGGGCCGGGGCGAACGCACCGCGTGCCGGGATTGCGTGACGTTCCGAATCTAACGAACGGACCCCGTGAAATCAAGCCGGATCGGTCCCGCGAGCGTGCAGCGCGGTCCAGACGCGTAGCGCGCGGCAGGCTCCGGCGACATCGTGAACGCGGTGGATGTGCGCACCGCGCGATGCCGCGACCAGTGTGGCCGCGACGGTTTCGGGATCGCGGTCGCGCGCGTCGGCGCCCGTGATCCGGCCGAGAAAACTCTTGCGCGACAGGCCGATCATGACGGGTCGGCCGAACGCCGCGAGTTCGCCGAGGCGGCCGAGAATCTCCAGATTGTGCGCGAAGGTTTTCGCGAATCCGATGCCGGGATCGACGACGACCGCCTCGTCCTTCACGCCCGCCGCGCGGGCGAGATCGAGTGCCCGGCGCCAGTGCGCGAGGATATCGGCGACCACGTCCTCGTAATTCGCACGCGTCTGCATGTCGGCGGGCGTGCCGCGCA harbors:
- a CDS encoding TIGR00159 family protein, translated to MNWNFFLSFNWRDALDILVVTVVIYNIIMLVRGTRALQMMLGLALVLGVYVLSRYTELHTLHWMLDNFLQSVIILIVILFAEDIRRGLARFGKNPFASNNFLVPTEFIDEVVRAVQALINRRIGAIIVIERETGLNEYIDEGIAIDAAISRELIISMFLPSSPIHDGAVIIRNGRMVAAGCFFPLATDVHLDKDLGTRHRAAIGVSQASDAVVLVVSEERGAASLVHQGHMQRDLAPDVLYERLKKLMG
- the folP gene encoding dihydropteroate synthase; protein product: MGILNVTPDSFSDGGEYKAFDAAVAHGERMARHGADLIDVGGESTRPGAPTVDEAEEIDRVVPVIRELARRIPAVPICVDTTKPAVAEAALEAGAAIVNDISGLDRAPEFADIAARHGAGLVVMHMRGTPADMQTRANYEDVVADILAHWRRALDLARAAGVKDEAVVVDPGIGFAKTFAHNLEILGRLGELAAFGRPVMIGLSRKSFLGRITGADARDRDPETVAATLVAASRGAHIHRVHDVAGACRALRVWTALHARGTDPA
- a CDS encoding phosphoglucosamine mutase; this translates as MSRKYFGTDGVRGQANTEPMTTDTVMRLGRAAAYRFKTDVRRHRILIGKDTRRSGYMLEFALSAGICSAGVDTLLLGPLPTPGVAFLARDMRADAGVMISASHNPFEDNGIKFFDRHGYKLPDDVEERIEEIMDSRQAEENPVTAGEVGRAWRIDDAVGRYIVFLKKSFPADLTLEGVKIVLDCANGAAYKVAPAVFEELGATVHVIGNKPDGKNINDRCGAMHPETMAELVREQGADLGIALDGDADRLVMVDERGRTVTGDHVMAAIGRHMLAENRLKKNTVVATVMSNMGLEASLRSVGGHVVRSGVGDRYVIELMQTEGYNFGGEQSGHFIFGDEHTTGDGILSALQVMAYLVKRQAPLSTFFEVMTVFPQITRNVNVREKIPFEQMPEVARRISAAEKSLGESGRILVRYSGTETKARVMVEGENEDVIVRLCDDILGAIEQEIGV